Below is a window of Agathobacter rectalis ATCC 33656 DNA.
TAAACTATCACTCTATGTATATCTCAACCGTATGACATTTGTCTGTAGAAAGCATTTCAATAGCTTGCTTTGGAATACGCACGCTGTTTCCTGTAACATTTTCCACTTTTACATCATCACAGAGTGCTCTTTTGACGTGCGCCTCCCCAGGTTCGAGCTTATCAGGATTGTGAACTAAAATATCAAATCCATGACCTGCAAATTCTAACGAAACTTTTGCATCACCTTTTTCGTTATACTGCTGTGGCATGAGTGCAGGCTCAATAACAAAATCTCCAAGCTCTCCATGGACTCCGTATACAGATGTTATCATAGTAAGCATATACCAGCTTGCGGCACCTGTAAGGTATGAATACAGACCTCTTCCATCATTATCAAAATACTCCGGTACTCCCGGATACATCCTGCTTCTGTCAAAGTCCATCGCAGTATCAAGAAGCGTCTTTAATACCTTGTAGCCCTCTTTTATAAAGCCCTGTTTATAGAGCGCATTGGCATACATTACAGCCATATGTGAGAATACAGCACCATTTTCTTTTTCACCATATGCAAATCCAAACATTCTTCCAAGATCAAACTTTTCTTCCTTAAAATCAGTGTTTAGTCTGTAGCCACCGGCTTTTTGATCAAACAGATATTTGTCTGCACTATTACAGATTGCCTTGATCTGTTCTTTTTTTGCGGTTCCACTCATGATGGCAAATACCTGTCCTGTAAGCATCATGCGTACATCTCCACTCTCACATCTTTCCACCGGTCTGCCGTTATTGTCATAATATCCGTTGAACCAGCCTCCATCCGTGCCATCTGATATCCATTCGTTTTCGCGGATGTTTTTCATCATCCACTCAGCCTTATGCTCCAGGTTTTCGCAAATCGCAGCTATTGGGATAAGAGCAGTGCCTCCGCTTGTGCAGTTCTCACATGCCTTTGCATAGCTCATGAGAAGATCCTGCTTTTTGTCATGGCAGTTGTAAAGTATTTCGTCATCAGCAAGCAGCAGCTTAAGCTCATCTAACACCTCAATCCTGTTTATTCCACTTATTTTTTCCACATTTCTTAAACACTTTGCTATATCAAGCAGATTTCCGGCATATGCACATGTAAATGCAACACTTTCGCCTTTGTCCCATGCCATATCGAGCGCATCGTTCCAGTCTGCACCGTGCAGCTTCATCTCGTTGTGCTCCCCAACATCATAGAAAGCACACAGATTTTGAATCAGAATATGCTCTAAAACCGTTCCAAAATATATCTGACCGCCTGCCGTCCTTTGTTTGTTACCATATGTAGTATTCCATGCTTCATCATGGCTTGTGCCTCTCATGGACTGGTAATCCTTAAAGTACGTCGTATGCTCAAACAGTACATCTGTATCACCGGTCTGGTCAATATAAAGCTTTGTGGTTACAAATGGCCAGAATGCGTGATCCATCCATACACGTGTGATGTTATTTCTGTCAGCAATAAACTCGCCAGGCTCGTTTCCTATAATGGTCGCATTGGTTCCATCAATTCTCACACCGCCATAATTGTTTACAATCATCCTGCGGACATCCGAAGGTTCCATCAGTAAAAGTGCAAGACAGTCCTGCCATAGATCTCTCCAGCCTCTTCCACCTTTTCCATAATCATGATGTGGAAGGAATGAACAGCCGTATATTCTTCGTAAGATAGGTTGAAAACATATCCATTTAAGATAATTGTCCTCCTCGGCATTTCCTGTCTCAAAATCAATATTTACCTTGTCTATCCAGTGTTTCTTGACGGTGTTTAGTTCTTCTTTTACTTCAAGTACACTGCGGTACCGTCCGGTAATGGCATTTACGTCATTTTCTTTTTCCGTAAGACCCGCAAGCATGATATAGCTTACCGTCTCCAGCGGTTTTATAATACGGTTTGCAAATTTTATTGCTCCGACTGCTTCTTTTCCCTGAAATTTTTCTCCGGCCTTTGCACCTGCTTTTTCAGTTCTGACTGCCTCAGGAATAAGGAAAGAGCCTCCCTCTCCTATAAACTGCTCAACGGTAGGATAGAAACTCTCAGGACTTTCTCCGTTTCCGGATGATCCATATACGAAGTAGCTTATATCATTTTTCCGGTGTCCACGCTCATCAAATGAGAGGACAGGTGTAACCTCAATGCCGTATTGTGTGGTTTCTATTCTGTGCAAAAGTGATGTCACATGTCTGTGATCCCTGATATTGTCAGCACTTCTGCCATAGATTGGGATTGCCCCGATTGGGACTATCTCCATAGCCTCATCTGTCTTGTTAGTGATCTCCACAAGCATTACTTCCATGCTTCCATCAAGTGTGACAAATGATGTCGTGTCGGCCTCTAACCCATATATCTTTGAAGCACGGTGCAGCTTCTGCCACATTAAACCTGCCTCAAGCTCACTTTCATCCTGATTACCTGTAAATCTGTCGGCCTCCTGCTGTGCAGATGATCCGCATACTGACCAGAAGCCCTTCCCCACAATCCGACACCAGAAATTTCTGGTGCCTTTATTGTTGTGGAGATTTTCTATACTAACAGGTTCCAGAAGAAAGGTATTCTGGCTTGTTTTACTGTCTCCGCCGAGAGTTGGTGTAATGCTTGATTTAAGCCCTTTTTCCCCTGCAAGCGGCAGATACAGTCCACTGTAGTTTTCGGGATTTTTGATCCTGAAGGTTCCGTATTTGTCTATAAAATCTATATTTTTCATATTTTCAATCAATCCTCTATACAATTACAAATCAAATTTTCACACACCATATACAATCCTATAGCAGTCATTATCCCACCTACGGAAGATTTACATGGTAAGCTCAATCTCTGTCTGCTCGCTAAGAAGCTCTTTTGGAATATAGTCTCCCTCAACCGCCTGTCCGTTTACAAGAAGGCTCTTGCATCCGCTCTCAACATGATCAGGATTTTTTACAACTATATGAAGATGGCATCCCCTGAAATCCTTCTCTATCTCAAATCCATCCCAGGCTTTTGGAATAGACGGAGCAATATGAAGTCCATAGAAATCAGGACGCATACCAAGTATTCCCTCTACACATCCAACCATGACTGTTGAAGCAGTTCCTGTGAGCCAGTGTACATGTGAACGTCCAAAGTTTGGACTTGCTTTTCCTTCAGTAAACTGTCCATAGCAGTACGGCTCAAGTCTTCTTATCTCTGCTCTGTCATTCTGTGCGGCAGGAGCATTTTCAATAAAATACTTAAAAGCTCTGTCTCCATGTCCTTTAAGTGCCTCAGCAAGAATTATCCAGCCCTGTGACTGTGAGAATATTCCTGCATTCTCTTTAGTTCCCGCATTGTATATCACTGCGAGTGCTCCGTCGAATGCGTGTGCATGATATGGAGGATCCATAAGAATGGCGCCATACTCGGTATTGAGTCTTTCATATACCATTTCAAGAGCCTTATCAGCCTGCTCATCACTTGCAAATCCACTTATAACAGCCCAGCTCTGTGGGTTGAGCCACATATTTGCCTCAGGATCATCACGCTTTCCGATAACCTGTCCATCCCCTGTAAATCCACGGATAAATCTGTCCTCGTTCCAGCAAAGCTCCTGAATGACCTTTCCGAGTTTTTCCTGGCTCTCATCAAGATATGTGATATATTCATCATCTTTCTTATAGGCTGCAAACTCTTTTAATATAGTCATTGCATAGTAGAACTGAAGTGCTACGAAGGTTGACTCTCCATCTGCACCAAGCCTCAGGCAGTCATTCCAGTCTGCGTAAAGTCCTGCAGGCATTCCATGTTTTCCGAGGTGGTTCATCGAAAAATCAATTGCTCTCTTTAAATGCTCGTAAACCGTTCCCTCATCCTTGTTGGCGAATGGAATGACCTCATCTATAAATGCTACATTTCCTGTCTCTGATACATATTTGTATACAGTTGGGAAAAGCCATAATGCATCATCAGCTCTGTAAGCCGGATGTCCTGTCTCCTGTACATAGGAAGCGTCGTCAGGAGTATCCTCATGTCCCGGATTGTGTGTAAACTTGACAAGCGGAAGTCCTCCACCGTTATCAACCTGTGCTGAGAGCATGAATCTGATCTTTTCAACAGCCATCTCTGGTGCAAGGTGTATAACACCCTGAATATCCTGGACTGTATCACGGTATCCGTATCCGTTTCTGAGTCCACAGTATGTAAATGATGCAGCCCTTGACCAAATAAATGTCATGAAACAGTTATATGCGTTCCATGTATTGATCATTGTGTTGAACTCATCACTTGGTGTATTAATCTGGAAATGTGATAACTGTCCATGCCAGTATGCGATAAGCTCCTCAAGTTCTTTGTCGCAGACAGCTTTTGTATCCGTGTAAGAAGCAACAATCTTTCCTGCTGTCTCATTATCTATCATTCCAACTAAGAATGCTATTGTCTTTGTCTCGCCCGGTGCCAGCTCCAATACTGTTGTGATTGCTCCACAGCTATTCTCGTTGTAGTTGCCGTGGTTGTTAAGCTTTCCGCTCTCTACTCCGACAGGATTGCCATATCTGTGATATTCTCCGAGAAATTCTCCCCTGTCACCGCACCAGCTGTCAACAGGTGCTCCTGCAAGTCCGATAAATCTGTTTACCACATCCTTGTTGTCAATTTCCTTGCCATCCTCGATGCGGTCAAGATTGGCATGGATCATCTGACGCACTCTGTTCTCCACAAATACTGTCTTTGTAATATACTGTGAATACTGCAGATTCACCTGATCCTGCTCATAGTTGCTGTTGTTTGTAAACTCAGCGTAGCCTGTAATATTAAGGCTTCTTGCCTTATCAGAATTATTCGTCACGCTCAAATTCCACACTTCGTATGTCTTGTTCAGCGGAACGTAGTATCTTACTTCTGAATGAATACCGCTGTAATCAGCCATCATCTTTGTGTATGCTGTTCCATGATGACACTCACTCTTGTATTCATTCAAATCCTTTCCTACAGGCTGCCACGAAGCTGACCAGTAATCCTTGCTGTCGTTGTCTCTGATATAAATATATCTGCCAGGCTCATCGAACTGATTAAACACATATCTCAAAAGTCTTCCGTTTGCACCTGACTTTGCAAAGCTGTATCCACCTGCATTATTGGAAACAATTGCTCCATACTCCGGCGATCCAAGATAGTTTACCCATGGTGCCGGTGTGTCAGGTCTTGTAATAACATATTCTTTTTTTGATTCATCAAAATATCCGTATTTCATATTCATTACTCCATTCTCTACTTAATTATGTGATCTACGGTTATAACTGCCTCCAACGTATATTCAGCAGTGATCCATTTTCGTAATATAATATACATTTTTGCAGCAGTGTATTATACAAAATTATTTCTTAAAATATCAGATTCATGACATAACTAAACTTATCTCACAATATAAATGTAACTTCCTTTACCGGGACGTTTAACATCTTCATCGTAGCTATCCTTCCGGTATACACGGACATAATCGATCACATATGGATTATTCTCAAAGCTTGTCTCATCGTTTGGATTTCCAACCCAGCTTCCACCAACAGCAAGATTTAAGATAATGTAAATGCAGGAAGGTATCCATGTCCCTTTGGAACCTTTGCACGGCATTCAAATCGTCCATATGTGAAGGTCTGCTTATTCTGTGTTGAAACTCTTCCTGATGTATAGGAAGCTGCTTCTTTTGTTGAGCCGGTATCACCATTAAACTCATCGCTCCACACCTTTTTGTAGCCATCATAGCTTAGTTTGCCTGTCTGCTGCGCCTCATCCAACGCTCCCTCTTCAAACGTCTGTGACGGCATGGCTGATAATACTCTTTTTTTCATAAAGTACCCCTTTCATTTATAGTTATTTGCTATCTCGCATCATGTTACTGTCCACACCTTTCAGTGTAACACGTAACCACAGCATTACTATAACGATTAAGTACCCTTAAAATATACAAAAAAAAGCACAAAAACATCAAATTCATTGCATTTTAATTTTCCTGTAATTTCCGCAATTCCCTCGGTGTCATGCCAAACTGCGCCTTAAACATCCGGCTGAACACCTTATAATTCGTAAATCCATTGTGCTCCAGTATGTCCGTGATGGAATCCTCAGTTGCCAGAAGCTCCTCATGTATGTGATTGATTCTTACCTGATTGACATACTCAAGAAATGTAACTCCCATGCATTTTTTGAACATACGGCAGAAATAATCCTGATTGAGCGAAGCTATGTCTGCCGCCTCCTTTAATGCTATTGGCTCCTGATAGTTTTTCGCCACATATCTAAGGACATCCTTAAGGCGCGCTATCTGTCTGGATTCTTTTCCCGCATTCATCTCTTTGTACGAATAATTTGTAAACAAAATATATAGGAATTCGTTCACTTTTGCCATAAGCCGAAGCTCATAGCCCTTGCCCTTTTTCCGGTATATATGCGCTATCGACTTAAGAAGAGACTTCATCTGCTCATATTTTCTGCTGCCATTCTCGGTCTCATAGCACTCTCTAAACCTTATTTGTCCGTAATCGTCTATGTAGCTGTCCAGATATGCATACGGTATCTGCACCAGAAGCACCCTGACTCTTTCATAGCTTTGCGTGCCATGTATCTTATTTGAATTTATGACAAAAAATTCATTTTCTTTCAATGTATATTCATTTTCACCACAGACAACCTGCAGTGAGCCGGAAACTACATAGATTATCTCTATATGGTCATGCCAGTGCCTCGGTGAAAACTGCCTGTAGTCCTCGTATCTGTCGCAGTAGATTGGAAGATGTGGTATTGATCTGACGTTTTCGTGTGTGTATTGCTGCATAATTTTCTCCCTGACTTACTAAATCAAACTTCGTATTTAATGCTATGATACCTTTTGACCCTTTAATCATGCTATATTAGCCTGAGCATATCCAATTGTTCCGAAAAAAAAATATTCATAGTTTGAAATTCTACCTTCAAAATATACTCCTCTCACGCAAAAAGTCAATATCGACCTAAAATAATGTCAGTATCACAATTGTATATATCGCTTTTATAATTTACAATCATCTTGTACGAAAAGAACAAGCTCCCGACATATTAATGTATGGGAAGCTCATTAAATAATAAAAATATAAGAAAGGTAATCTGCTATGAACAAATGGTCACGATTCAAATTCACTCCTAATCTTCCACTTGGGGCAAATGGTGAAAGAGTTACAGGAAGCAAGGCTCACATAGAGCTTTCAAAGGAAGCTGCCAAGGAAGGCATGGTACTTCTCAAAAACGAAAACAACGTACTCCCTCTTGCAGCGGGTTCTAAGGTAGCCCTGTTTGGAAAGGGTACTTTCGACTATGTAAAGGGCGGTGGCGGAAGCGGTGATGTAACCGTTGCATATATCCGCAATCTCTACGAAGGACTTAAGCTTCAAAAAGAGAAAATAAGCATATTTGAGGAGCTGTGTGATTACTACCGCAACGACATTAAAAAGCAGTATGCAGCCGGTGCTGTACCCGGCATGACTATAGAGCCGGATGTACCGGCTGAGCTTTTAAGCAAGGCTCAGGCATATACCGACACTGCTATCATCTCAATCTGCCGCTACTCCGGAGAAGGCTGGGACAGAAAGAGTGTTATTGACCCAAACAACAAGGCTCTCTGGGACTACGAACGCGAGATGACCGAAAAGTCGGCAGAGCTTTTTAAGGATGGTGATTTCTGTCTCTCCGTAAAAGAAAAGGAGATGATTGACACTGTAAAAGCCAGTTTCAAAAATGTAATCGTGATTTTAAATGTCGGCGGAATGGTTGATACATCTTGGTTTGCTTATGATGATCAGATTCAATCAGCACTGCTTGCCTTACAGGGTGGTATTGAAGGCGGGCTTGCTGCCGCTGAG
It encodes the following:
- a CDS encoding GH36-type glycosyl hydrolase domain-containing protein codes for the protein MKNIDFIDKYGTFRIKNPENYSGLYLPLAGEKGLKSSITPTLGGDSKTSQNTFLLEPVSIENLHNNKGTRNFWCRIVGKGFWSVCGSSAQQEADRFTGNQDESELEAGLMWQKLHRASKIYGLEADTTSFVTLDGSMEVMLVEITNKTDEAMEIVPIGAIPIYGRSADNIRDHRHVTSLLHRIETTQYGIEVTPVLSFDERGHRKNDISYFVYGSSGNGESPESFYPTVEQFIGEGGSFLIPEAVRTEKAGAKAGEKFQGKEAVGAIKFANRIIKPLETVSYIMLAGLTEKENDVNAITGRYRSVLEVKEELNTVKKHWIDKVNIDFETGNAEEDNYLKWICFQPILRRIYGCSFLPHHDYGKGGRGWRDLWQDCLALLLMEPSDVRRMIVNNYGGVRIDGTNATIIGNEPGEFIADRNNITRVWMDHAFWPFVTTKLYIDQTGDTDVLFEHTTYFKDYQSMRGTSHDEAWNTTYGNKQRTAGGQIYFGTVLEHILIQNLCAFYDVGEHNEMKLHGADWNDALDMAWDKGESVAFTCAYAGNLLDIAKCLRNVEKISGINRIEVLDELKLLLADDEILYNCHDKKQDLLMSYAKACENCTSGGTALIPIAAICENLEHKAEWMMKNIRENEWISDGTDGGWFNGYYDNNGRPVERCESGDVRMMLTGQVFAIMSGTAKKEQIKAICNSADKYLFDQKAGGYRLNTDFKEEKFDLGRMFGFAYGEKENGAVFSHMAVMYANALYKQGFIKEGYKVLKTLLDTAMDFDRSRMYPGVPEYFDNDGRGLYSYLTGAASWYMLTMITSVYGVHGELGDFVIEPALMPQQYNEKGDAKVSLEFAGHGFDILVHNPDKLEPGEAHVKRALCDDVKVENVTGNSVRIPKQAIEMLSTDKCHTVEIYIE
- a CDS encoding GH36-type glycosyl hydrolase domain-containing protein, which encodes MKYGYFDESKKEYVITRPDTPAPWVNYLGSPEYGAIVSNNAGGYSFAKSGANGRLLRYVFNQFDEPGRYIYIRDNDSKDYWSASWQPVGKDLNEYKSECHHGTAYTKMMADYSGIHSEVRYYVPLNKTYEVWNLSVTNNSDKARSLNITGYAEFTNNSNYEQDQVNLQYSQYITKTVFVENRVRQMIHANLDRIEDGKEIDNKDVVNRFIGLAGAPVDSWCGDRGEFLGEYHRYGNPVGVESGKLNNHGNYNENSCGAITTVLELAPGETKTIAFLVGMIDNETAGKIVASYTDTKAVCDKELEELIAYWHGQLSHFQINTPSDEFNTMINTWNAYNCFMTFIWSRAASFTYCGLRNGYGYRDTVQDIQGVIHLAPEMAVEKIRFMLSAQVDNGGGLPLVKFTHNPGHEDTPDDASYVQETGHPAYRADDALWLFPTVYKYVSETGNVAFIDEVIPFANKDEGTVYEHLKRAIDFSMNHLGKHGMPAGLYADWNDCLRLGADGESTFVALQFYYAMTILKEFAAYKKDDEYITYLDESQEKLGKVIQELCWNEDRFIRGFTGDGQVIGKRDDPEANMWLNPQSWAVISGFASDEQADKALEMVYERLNTEYGAILMDPPYHAHAFDGALAVIYNAGTKENAGIFSQSQGWIILAEALKGHGDRAFKYFIENAPAAQNDRAEIRRLEPYCYGQFTEGKASPNFGRSHVHWLTGTASTVMVGCVEGILGMRPDFYGLHIAPSIPKAWDGFEIEKDFRGCHLHIVVKNPDHVESGCKSLLVNGQAVEGDYIPKELLSEQTEIELTM
- a CDS encoding family 16 glycosylhydrolase, translating into MKKRVLSAMPSQTFEEGALDEAQQTGKLSYDGYKKVWSDEFNGDTGSTKEAASYTSGRVSTQNKQTFTYGRFECRAKVPKGHGYLPAFTLS
- a CDS encoding AraC family transcriptional regulator translates to MQQYTHENVRSIPHLPIYCDRYEDYRQFSPRHWHDHIEIIYVVSGSLQVVCGENEYTLKENEFFVINSNKIHGTQSYERVRVLLVQIPYAYLDSYIDDYGQIRFRECYETENGSRKYEQMKSLLKSIAHIYRKKGKGYELRLMAKVNEFLYILFTNYSYKEMNAGKESRQIARLKDVLRYVAKNYQEPIALKEAADIASLNQDYFCRMFKKCMGVTFLEYVNQVRINHIHEELLATEDSITDILEHNGFTNYKVFSRMFKAQFGMTPRELRKLQEN